The following proteins are encoded in a genomic region of Galbibacter sp. BG1:
- a CDS encoding tyrosine-type recombinase/integrase: MKKLKLQNEVFKMFVANYKEWLEILGYAESTVYQLPIHLQEFFYYAEQNHITRLNQITPKTIKKYYKELKERANERRNGALSKSYLNKHQQALKKFKEYLQNHNYKDFNVHLKSERQPTEEKLNILTQSEIKELFRATEYSHTESRFKLRDKAILAILYSCGLRRNEAVHLDVSDILFDKERVFVRKGKNYKERYVPINRKNAEILEDYIYEARPEFYQSYLSEALFINKNGTRMQGMSFANRLKVIVASTNNKTIENKQITLHILRHSIATHLLQKEVPLESIKTFLGHSSLESTQIYTHLLKSIENETV; the protein is encoded by the coding sequence GTGAAAAAATTAAAACTACAAAACGAGGTGTTTAAAATGTTCGTTGCCAATTACAAAGAGTGGTTGGAGATATTGGGTTATGCTGAAAGTACAGTTTACCAGTTACCAATCCATTTACAAGAGTTCTTTTATTACGCAGAACAAAACCACATTACAAGACTAAACCAAATCACGCCCAAAACGATAAAGAAATATTACAAGGAACTCAAGGAAAGAGCCAACGAAAGAAGAAATGGAGCATTAAGTAAAAGCTATTTAAACAAGCATCAACAGGCTTTAAAAAAGTTCAAGGAATATTTACAAAACCATAATTATAAAGACTTTAATGTACATCTAAAATCAGAGAGACAACCAACCGAAGAAAAACTAAATATACTTACTCAATCAGAAATAAAAGAGTTGTTCAGAGCAACAGAATACAGTCATACAGAAAGTAGATTTAAGTTAAGAGATAAAGCCATTTTAGCAATATTATATAGTTGTGGATTACGAAGAAATGAAGCAGTACATCTTGATGTTAGCGATATTCTTTTTGACAAGGAACGAGTATTTGTAAGAAAAGGGAAAAACTATAAAGAGCGTTATGTTCCTATCAACCGAAAGAATGCAGAAATACTGGAAGATTACATCTACGAAGCTCGACCAGAATTTTACCAATCTTATTTAAGTGAAGCTCTGTTTATCAATAAAAATGGAACACGAATGCAAGGAATGAGTTTTGCCAATCGATTAAAAGTGATTGTAGCATCAACAAATAATAAAACAATAGAAAATAAGCAGATTACATTACACATTTTAAGGCACTCAATCGCAACGCATCTATTGCAGAAAGAAGTACCATTAGAAAGCATTAAAACCTTTTTAGGTCATAGTTCATTGGAAAGTACTCAAATCTATACACACCTTTTAAAATCGATTGAAAATGAAACCGTTTAA
- a CDS encoding tyrosine-type recombinase/integrase: MKPFKEYLEEQNYSESTVNLHTKETQNFIKWCNRNSTTPIEIDYKKSLKYIKYLTRKGTTKKTINHRLRSVKIYFDYLIDEACRVDNPIENTTVKGVKRNVNYNLLEAEELEDLYYSFETDKYQEEYHKYTLKRAKVIIGLIVYQGLNTTDLGNLKIEHLQLNKGKIYVPSTRRSNARELELKPWQIMEFMEYANEVRPTIQNKIGNHSEQLFNTNARFNAIVYHIFKKLKKYNQKAENIKQVRASVITNWLGQYNLRKVQYLAGHRYISSIERYLQDDLENLHEIVNNFHPIS; this comes from the coding sequence ATGAAACCGTTTAAAGAGTATTTAGAAGAACAAAATTATAGTGAATCGACTGTAAATCTGCATACAAAAGAAACGCAGAACTTTATAAAATGGTGCAACCGAAATAGTACGACACCAATCGAAATCGATTATAAAAAAAGCTTGAAATATATAAAATACCTTACTCGAAAAGGAACAACCAAAAAGACCATCAATCATAGATTACGAAGCGTTAAAATATATTTTGATTATTTAATCGATGAAGCTTGTAGAGTTGATAATCCAATAGAAAACACAACTGTAAAAGGCGTAAAAAGAAACGTCAATTACAACTTACTTGAAGCCGAAGAATTAGAGGATTTATATTACAGTTTTGAAACCGATAAATACCAAGAAGAATATCACAAATACACATTGAAAAGAGCCAAAGTTATTATTGGATTAATCGTCTATCAAGGTTTAAATACAACCGATTTAGGCAATCTTAAAATCGAACATTTACAGCTAAATAAAGGTAAAATATATGTTCCAAGTACGAGAAGAAGTAACGCCAGGGAACTGGAATTAAAACCTTGGCAAATAATGGAGTTTATGGAATATGCGAACGAAGTTCGGCCAACAATCCAAAACAAGATAGGAAACCACAGCGAACAGCTTTTTAACACGAATGCAAGGTTTAATGCAATCGTTTATCACATCTTTAAAAAGCTAAAGAAATACAATCAAAAAGCAGAAAATATAAAGCAAGTTAGAGCATCAGTAATTACAAATTGGTTAGGACAATACAACTTGCGAAAAGTTCAATATTTAGCTGGACATCGTTACATAAGTTCCATCGAAAGATATTTACAAGATGATTTAGAAAACCTACACGAAATCGTCAACAACTTCCATCCGATAAGCTGA
- a CDS encoding RHS repeat-associated core domain-containing protein has protein sequence MNGTEYPYTYNGKEEQNELGLNWIDYGWRNYDASLGRWFGIDNLAEKYISSSPYHYAGNNPILYFDIDGNEFTDAAWEWVNRLISNIDSRQERNNENIAEKRARLAEGGLSNRQERRLNRQIGNLEGNNAELETVRGEIATLEASNQVYDVVTDNGGTERDAVGNTTTTNSTSANFANGNVEITVSSGTGLDLFAHELKHAHQFEIGEASFGERGGTGFSFLLDKNDELAGYQRQALFGSNGGVSSVNSLPDNYSSLPTGPVNIHNLNPAVSNIVRTGNNIQLQALANQRNQAFRVNNRTFIPNNNRN, from the coding sequence ATAAACGGTACTGAATATCCCTACACATATAACGGAAAGGAAGAACAAAATGAATTAGGTCTTAATTGGATTGATTATGGGTGGAGAAATTATGATGCTAGTTTGGGAAGATGGTTTGGAATAGACAATCTTGCTGAAAAATATATTAGTAGTTCCCCTTATCATTACGCAGGTAATAATCCTATATTATATTTTGATATTGATGGTAATGAATTTACTGATGCTGCTTGGGAATGGGTAAATAGACTAATTTCAAATATCGATAGCAGACAGGAAAGAAATAATGAAAACATAGCTGAAAAAAGAGCAAGATTAGCAGAGGGAGGTCTTTCAAACCGTCAAGAAAGAAGATTAAATAGGCAAATAGGTAATTTGGAAGGGAACAATGCTGAATTAGAAACTGTACGAGGTGAAATAGCTACTCTTGAAGCTTCTAACCAAGTTTATGATGTTGTAACGGATAATGGTGGTACAGAGAGAGATGCTGTAGGAAATACTACAACAACGAACTCAACAAGTGCGAACTTTGCTAATGGTAATGTTGAAATCACAGTCTCTAGTGGTACAGGATTAGATTTGTTTGCTCACGAATTAAAACACGCTCACCAGTTTGAAATAGGCGAAGCTAGTTTTGGCGAGCGTGGAGGAACAGGTTTTAGCTTCTTGTTGGATAAAAATGATGAATTAGCGGGTTATCAAAGACAAGCTTTGTTTGGAAGTAATGGAGGCGTCTCTAGTGTTAATAGTTTACCTGATAATTACAGTAGTTTGCCCACAGGACCAGTAAACATACATAATTTGAACCCTGCTGTTAGTAATATAGTTAGGACAGGAAATAATATCCAATTACAAGCTCTTGCAAATCAGAGAAATCAGGCGTTTAGAGTTAACAATAGGACATTCATACCTAATAATAATCGAAATTAA
- a CDS encoding toxin-antitoxin system YwqK family antitoxin, whose amino-acid sequence MNYKKKHILCFLALFISIISIAQEIRFELFIRDNCNNTVQKVPSFNLRKNGIDFYPKNNDGVVILKEKGVYELSTIYSDEVNKCSIENFGVIKDTINMPIIKQCLEPTSNPRFVGYCCCNNECEGEKVDYYANGNKRLEGYFEKGKPIGKLKMYYSDGSLKQVDKYDKKGKLIRSKKYKLKSCKKSN is encoded by the coding sequence ATGAATTATAAAAAGAAACATATTCTTTGCTTTTTAGCATTATTCATATCAATTATTTCTATTGCTCAAGAAATAAGATTTGAGTTATTCATTAGGGATAATTGTAATAACACAGTACAAAAGGTACCATCTTTTAATTTACGTAAGAACGGTATAGACTTCTATCCTAAAAACAATGATGGAGTTGTGATTTTAAAGGAAAAAGGAGTTTATGAACTATCTACAATTTATTCTGATGAAGTCAACAAGTGTAGTATTGAGAACTTTGGAGTTATTAAGGACACTATAAATATGCCCATAATAAAACAATGTCTTGAACCAACTTCAAATCCTAGATTTGTTGGATATTGTTGTTGTAATAACGAATGTGAAGGCGAAAAGGTAGATTATTACGCAAATGGTAACAAACGCCTTGAAGGATATTTTGAAAAAGGTAAACCCATTGGGAAATTAAAAATGTATTACTCTGATGGGTCACTTAAACAAGTAGATAAATATGACAAGAAAGGAAAGTTGATACGAAGTAAAAAATATAAGCTCAAAAGCTGTAAAAAATCAAATTGA
- a CDS encoding helix-turn-helix domain-containing protein: MSFGTRLLQARKNKGMSQEELAKELGTKGPAIGRYERDEMKPSIEAAAKMAELLNVSLDWLVGHTDLELDKKMIERIQEVTKMKPKDKEHVFAMLDAFIKQTKLQNVLQ, from the coding sequence ATGAGTTTCGGTACACGATTATTACAGGCACGCAAAAACAAAGGAATGAGCCAAGAGGAACTGGCAAAAGAGTTGGGTACAAAAGGGCCAGCTATTGGCCGTTACGAACGTGACGAGATGAAGCCGTCCATTGAAGCTGCCGCTAAAATGGCGGAACTTTTAAATGTTTCGCTCGATTGGCTTGTGGGTCATACCGATTTGGAACTGGACAAGAAAATGATTGAGCGCATACAGGAAGTTACCAAGATGAAGCCCAAGGATAAAGAGCACGTTTTTGCTATGCTCGATGCTTTTATAAAGCAAACTAAACTGCAAAACGTATTGCAATAA
- a CDS encoding IS3 family transposase (programmed frameshift), protein MNSKNYDQEFKATILELLGTGRTVKSLSDEYGVSQASINRWKRMSKTSGSINTSLGGEENQRIKALEKELKDVKLERDIPKKGGKHLFQERQVIYGFIKDHRGRFPVGKMCKCMRVSKNAYYTWLRTGQGCRPNSGLDGLKERIREVYHGSNRIYGSSRIQKVLERQGVFYSKSYIALLMKKMGLKSILSRKFRVTTTDSGHSFPIAENLLGRDFTSDSLGEKWVSDITYIKIGNGWNYLTTILDLADRKVLSWVLSEDMTVENTVYKAWSLARKRREITDNHLFHSDQGSQYACHRMVSLFYMSPKITQSMSRKGNCWDNAVAESFFKTIKYECIYRHSFRSYLQAYQIIENYIQWYNNVRIHSALDFKTPAEKELELKIKKMYNVA, encoded by the exons ATGAACAGTAAGAATTACGACCAAGAATTTAAAGCTACCATTCTAGAGCTGTTGGGTACCGGCAGAACGGTCAAGTCCCTATCGGATGAGTATGGTGTCAGTCAAGCCTCCATTAACAGATGGAAAAGGATGTCAAAAACATCGGGCAGTATAAATACTTCTTTGGGAGGTGAAGAAAACCAGAGGATCAAAGCCTTGGAAAAAGAGCTGAAAGATGTGAAGTTGGAACGCGATATCC CTAAAAAAGGCGGTAAGCATCTTTTCCAAGAGCGACAGGTGATATACGGTTTCATTAAAGACCATAGAGGCAGATTCCCTGTTGGAAAGATGTGCAAATGCATGCGGGTGAGCAAGAATGCCTACTACACTTGGCTAAGGACAGGCCAGGGCTGCAGGCCCAATAGTGGCCTGGATGGCTTAAAAGAAAGGATCCGGGAAGTATACCATGGCAGTAACCGGATATATGGCAGTTCAAGAATCCAGAAAGTACTGGAAAGGCAGGGTGTGTTTTATAGCAAGTCCTACATTGCCCTTTTGATGAAAAAAATGGGGCTTAAAAGTATTTTAAGCAGGAAGTTCAGGGTGACCACGACCGATTCGGGGCATTCGTTCCCGATTGCAGAAAACCTACTGGGAAGGGACTTTACCAGCGATAGCCTCGGCGAGAAATGGGTATCGGACATCACATACATCAAAATAGGGAATGGCTGGAATTACCTGACAACAATATTGGATTTGGCGGACAGAAAAGTGCTTTCATGGGTCTTAAGCGAAGATATGACCGTAGAGAACACCGTTTACAAAGCATGGAGCCTGGCCAGAAAAAGAAGGGAAATAACGGACAACCATCTTTTCCATTCGGACCAAGGGAGCCAGTACGCCTGCCACAGAATGGTGTCCCTTTTTTACATGAGCCCTAAAATAACCCAGAGCATGAGCAGGAAGGGAAACTGCTGGGACAATGCCGTGGCGGAAAGCTTCTTTAAGACCATAAAATACGAATGCATTTATAGGCATAGCTTCAGATCGTACCTGCAGGCTTACCAAATTATTGAGAATTACATCCAATGGTACAACAACGTCAGGATACATTCAGCCTTGGACTTTAAAACACCAGCTGAAAAGGAGTTGGAACTAAAAATTAAAAAGATGTATAACGTAGCATAA
- a CDS encoding prepilin-type N-terminal cleavage/methylation domain-containing protein, whose translation MKTSRKNTKVPAFNLQEMLIVLAIIGILLLIALPNLMPLISKAKSVEAQTQLKAIYNAQTTYRYMYSKYSGDISELDYESPVTVKNNGNANYEYQIVAADNAAFKAKAIAVTDFDGDGVFNVWEVDESGNLKQIVKD comes from the coding sequence ATGAAAACTTCGAGAAAAAATACGAAAGTCCCTGCTTTTAATCTCCAGGAAATGTTGATTGTGTTGGCTATTATTGGGATTTTGCTCCTCATTGCATTACCTAATTTAATGCCGTTGATTTCTAAGGCTAAAAGTGTAGAAGCGCAGACACAGCTTAAAGCAATTTATAATGCACAGACAACATATCGCTATATGTATTCAAAATATAGTGGAGATATTTCAGAATTGGATTATGAATCACCGGTTACCGTTAAGAATAATGGTAACGCCAATTATGAATATCAAATAGTCGCTGCGGATAATGCGGCTTTTAAGGCAAAAGCTATAGCAGTTACCGATTTTGATGGGGATGGGGTTTTTAATGTTTGGGAAGTTGATGAATCAGGGAATTTAAAACAGATCGTTAAAGACTAA
- a CDS encoding GspE/PulE family protein, with product MKAVSYEIESHLLQLISSEQAYHYKVVPTAMEGDELTLLTVSDLPESVLSELEIILDYKIVLSPIGEIEFNRFLNSNYRKSEALNDRVLSYSSDFLERILLNAKKIGSSDIHFEPYEEICRIRFRLDGKLTEQFKIPIDEYPVLINKIKIRANLDISEKRLPQDGRITIASDADEFDIRVSTLPTLHGEKIVLRILSKDASKFDLKDLGFTQEELKSYLESIKKPNGIILISGPTGSGKTTTLYATLKILNDKQTNILTIEDPIEYTLEGVNQVQLKESIGLDFSSALRTFLRQDPDVIMVGEIRDVKTANMAIRAALTGHLVLSTIHTNSAWGTISRLIDMGVPSFLIASTLNISIAQRLVRKLCPICKEEYPINKEILPSSFKIPESLNTHYVAKGCSSCYHTGYKGRKAIYEIIPVSTEIGEHIKNNDLQVDSYLAENNIKTLKHNAINLIKEGLTSIEEVYALLSD from the coding sequence ATGAAAGCAGTATCCTACGAAATAGAGTCACATTTGTTACAACTGATTTCTTCCGAACAGGCTTACCACTATAAGGTTGTGCCCACCGCAATGGAAGGTGACGAATTGACCTTATTGACGGTTTCTGATCTGCCTGAATCTGTCCTGAGCGAATTGGAGATAATTCTGGATTATAAGATCGTATTGAGCCCGATTGGCGAAATCGAGTTTAATAGGTTCTTGAACAGTAATTATAGAAAAAGTGAAGCATTAAATGATAGGGTGCTTAGCTATTCTTCAGATTTTCTAGAAAGGATTTTATTGAATGCTAAGAAGATAGGAAGTAGTGATATTCATTTTGAACCTTATGAAGAAATATGTCGGATTCGTTTTCGACTGGATGGAAAGCTTACAGAACAATTTAAGATACCTATAGATGAATATCCTGTACTTATCAATAAAATAAAAATTAGGGCAAATTTAGATATCAGTGAAAAGCGTTTACCTCAAGATGGTAGAATAACAATTGCTTCTGATGCTGACGAATTTGATATAAGGGTTTCTACCTTGCCAACCTTACATGGCGAAAAAATTGTGCTGCGTATTTTGAGTAAAGATGCAAGTAAATTTGACTTGAAAGATCTTGGTTTTACTCAGGAAGAGCTTAAATCCTACTTGGAAAGTATAAAAAAACCAAATGGTATTATTCTTATTTCAGGGCCCACTGGTTCTGGTAAAACCACCACTCTTTATGCAACTTTGAAAATTTTAAATGACAAACAAACTAACATTCTTACCATAGAGGATCCTATAGAATATACTTTGGAAGGTGTTAATCAAGTACAATTAAAGGAGAGTATAGGACTTGATTTTTCATCGGCTTTAAGGACCTTTCTGCGTCAGGATCCAGATGTTATTATGGTTGGGGAGATAAGGGATGTTAAAACAGCAAATATGGCGATACGTGCCGCTTTAACTGGTCACTTGGTTTTGTCAACTATTCATACCAATTCGGCTTGGGGAACGATATCCCGATTGATAGATATGGGGGTTCCTTCTTTTTTAATCGCAAGTACCTTAAATATCAGTATAGCACAACGTTTGGTGAGGAAGCTTTGTCCAATTTGTAAGGAAGAGTATCCCATAAATAAGGAAATATTGCCGTCTTCATTTAAAATTCCTGAAAGTTTGAATACACACTATGTTGCCAAGGGATGCAGTTCATGTTATCATACTGGATATAAAGGGCGTAAAGCAATTTATGAAATAATTCCGGTGAGTACAGAAATTGGTGAACACATTAAAAATAATGATTTACAAGTCGATTCTTATTTAGCGGAGAATAATATAAAAACCTTAAAACACAACGCTATTAATTTGATTAAAGAAGGATTGACTTCTATTGAAGAGGTTTATGCCCTACTAAGTGATTGA
- a CDS encoding type II secretion system protein GspD — MMRRTTLTILLYLLCFIVSAQQEQNRIRTIQNQLEVLSLDEPGLRENLKLDINVSDVSLSNFLLAVSKVHNVNISVAPELNDINIINNFSDVTVADLLVFLCKQYSLEIDLTGNILYVKQYRPEEPPQIPKEISTSYDPQNELITLDLQNDPLGKSFRKIMDVSGRNLLFANGMENIPLTIYLRDVPFDAAMKNLAITNGLTLNKSRDGFYLFSANFIENDAVNNMNVDGQGKPIPSPQRRIRTIKSANFYYEILDTVNKELSINLKNASISDMVNEIAYDLKLNVYMASPLENAGTITFKTDKITFDKLLEKTFESTTASNNSPITSNRNNQPNNRNGNDNPGNAYENFGGARFTYKKEGDVYFFGTSDQLSVRQTEVIHLMHRSVELLGDPSTKAGTTRSAGRTVGGNTNYYGGNGFGTGINSGGFNSSGYAPNTTNTGGYSNNRRSVSTSSNSFDDYNSKMEALVNILPEEIKDELDIKIDFELNSFLVSGPASNINRFKAFIKQIDKPVPVILIEVMILEVNRSATVETGISMGIGEEPTNTQGEIFPNANVQFGAETINRVIGGWGSFGSINFGQVVPNFYATVKALERNGNIKIRSTPRLSTLNGHKADLSIGETTYYVVTNQNFYGSQIPQSSEIRNYQPIDAELAISIKPLVSGDGQITLDINVIQSSFSGERIEEDAPPGINSREFSSIIRVRDQDLVILGGLEEKAKNDSGSGVPILSRIPVLKWLFSSRTRENSKKKLTILIKPTVIY, encoded by the coding sequence ATGATGAGAAGAACTACCCTAACAATACTACTTTACTTACTTTGTTTTATCGTTTCTGCCCAGCAAGAGCAGAACAGAATTAGGACTATACAAAATCAATTGGAAGTGCTCTCGTTGGATGAGCCTGGTCTCCGGGAGAATCTCAAATTGGATATAAACGTAAGCGATGTTTCCTTGTCCAATTTTTTGTTGGCGGTGTCCAAAGTACATAATGTTAACATTTCTGTTGCTCCGGAATTAAACGATATTAATATTATTAATAACTTTTCAGACGTAACGGTAGCTGATCTATTGGTGTTTTTATGTAAACAATATAGTTTGGAAATAGATTTGACAGGAAACATTTTGTATGTAAAACAATATCGTCCTGAAGAACCGCCGCAAATCCCGAAAGAAATAAGTACTTCCTATGATCCACAGAATGAATTGATCACATTGGATTTACAAAATGATCCTTTAGGGAAATCTTTTAGAAAAATCATGGATGTTTCCGGTAGGAATTTGTTGTTCGCTAACGGTATGGAAAATATTCCGTTGACTATTTATCTGAGAGATGTGCCATTTGATGCTGCTATGAAAAATTTAGCAATCACCAACGGTTTAACACTTAATAAGTCTAGGGATGGATTTTATTTGTTTAGTGCTAATTTTATTGAAAATGATGCTGTCAATAATATGAATGTGGATGGGCAGGGAAAACCAATCCCTTCTCCGCAACGACGAATAAGAACTATAAAGTCAGCTAATTTTTATTATGAAATTCTGGATACTGTAAACAAGGAGCTTTCCATTAACTTAAAGAATGCTTCTATTTCAGATATGGTCAATGAAATTGCTTACGACCTGAAGCTGAATGTATACATGGCGAGTCCGCTTGAAAATGCTGGGACAATAACGTTTAAAACGGATAAAATTACCTTTGATAAGTTACTGGAAAAAACTTTTGAGAGCACCACAGCCTCTAACAATAGTCCAATAACATCCAACCGTAATAACCAACCTAATAATCGGAATGGTAATGATAATCCTGGGAATGCTTATGAAAATTTCGGAGGAGCGAGATTTACATATAAGAAAGAGGGAGATGTATATTTCTTCGGTACTTCTGATCAATTGAGTGTGAGGCAGACCGAAGTAATCCATTTAATGCATCGTTCCGTAGAATTGCTTGGTGATCCATCTACCAAAGCGGGAACCACCCGAAGTGCAGGTAGAACTGTAGGGGGTAATACCAACTATTATGGTGGAAACGGTTTTGGAACAGGAATCAATAGCGGAGGTTTTAACAGCTCTGGGTACGCTCCAAACACAACAAATACAGGTGGATACAGCAATAACAGGCGATCTGTCAGTACTTCGTCAAACTCTTTTGACGATTACAATAGTAAAATGGAGGCATTGGTAAACATTCTTCCGGAGGAGATTAAAGATGAACTGGATATTAAAATTGACTTTGAGCTGAATAGTTTTTTAGTGAGTGGACCTGCTTCCAATATCAATAGATTCAAGGCCTTTATTAAACAAATTGATAAACCTGTTCCAGTTATACTTATTGAGGTTATGATCCTTGAAGTAAATAGGTCAGCAACCGTAGAAACCGGCATAAGCATGGGTATTGGAGAAGAACCAACTAACACCCAGGGTGAAATATTTCCAAATGCCAATGTGCAATTTGGGGCAGAAACCATTAATCGTGTTATTGGTGGTTGGGGAAGCTTTGGGTCTATTAATTTTGGACAAGTAGTTCCAAATTTTTATGCAACGGTAAAGGCCCTGGAACGCAATGGCAATATTAAAATCAGATCAACTCCGAGATTGTCCACTTTGAATGGACATAAAGCTGATCTTTCCATAGGGGAAACTACCTATTATGTAGTTACCAATCAGAATTTCTACGGCTCCCAAATACCTCAATCTTCTGAGATCAGAAATTATCAGCCTATTGATGCCGAATTGGCGATAAGTATTAAGCCATTGGTGTCGGGAGACGGACAAATAACCTTGGATATAAACGTGATTCAATCCAGTTTTAGCGGCGAGCGTATTGAGGAAGATGCTCCTCCTGGTATTAATTCCCGTGAGTTTAGTTCCATTATCAGGGTAAGGGATCAAGACTTGGTTATTTTAGGAGGCTTGGAAGAAAAAGCAAAGAATGATTCCGGTAGTGGGGTGCCTATTTTATCCAGAATTCCAGTACTTAAATGGTTATTTAGCTCTAGAACTCGCGAAAACTCCAAAAAGAAATTGACAATCCTAATTAAGCCTACGGTAATTTATTGA